The Humulus lupulus chromosome 7, drHumLupu1.1, whole genome shotgun sequence region TTCAGCAGAGGCAGAATATCGAGCTATGAGTAACACCACTTGCGAAATATCTATGGATACTTGCACTCTTGAAGGACTTTGGTATCACTCATTCCACTCCTGCATTACTTTATTGTGAGAATGATGCTGCCATCCACATTTATGAAAATCCAGTCTTCCATGAGTGCACCAAACATGTAGATATTGACTGCCACATCGTCAGAGAAAGAGTTCAACGAGGACAGCTGAAACTAATCCATGTTGCTTAAAAAAAACAACTTGGCTGACATCTTaaccaaataattatttccttcgCAATTTCATGCTCTATTGTCCAAGATGAATGTAAAAAATCTATACACTTCATCTTGAGGGGTTGTCTTAGAATTAGCAACAGTTTTCTGTTACAAATTGGTTTAGTTAGTCTTGATTTGATTTTTTCCTATTTTACCCCTGTAACTCGACAACCTTTATAAGTTGGATTGTATTAGACTTTGATGTACAAAAAGCCATTCTTTACTGAATAAATCAAAACAAGAGTCTTCttttctaatatatttttctCTTAAATTAGTTTTGTTTACAAATTCCCTTAAGTTAGTTTTAATTGACAGGGTTGTTGTATAATGTTATAATTCATTAAATCTTTTGTTTATATTGTATAATTCATGTAATATTATTTCTTATACAGAATATTTGATGTGGTATCATCAAAGGAATCGCTTCAGCTGTGTACATCTTATTTTATCTAAGTAATTATCCCAAAACAATTATTTTAGTTGGGAAATTTGACTTTAAATGCATAGAAGGGGATCGTATTTAAAAAATACCCTATTACTATACAAGTCTCATTTTGGTCATATTATTTACcttaattcccaaaatacccctgccaTTTGttcccactctctctctctctcttctctctcagtCTCTCTATATTCCCTTTCACTCTCTATCCCGAACAAAAAAACTCTCAAAACCCACATTTGAATCTGTTGCAACCCAACGAAATTAAATAAGAGAAGCATTGTCGGAGAAGGTCTTCAGTCATTCAGTCGGAACCAGCACTTGACCATCGGACCGAAAGTACCCAGAGGCAACGAAACAACTCTGAAGTAGGCGAAACAACTCCCAAGTACGCGAAGGTGAGGGTTTTCTTTTTAATCGACAATATCTGGTTTTTTGTTGatgttttgttcataggatagattgGGGCTGGGTAACTGAGAATTTTGggcttttttttcaaaaaatttgacccacctcgataggtctcgatagAACTTGATAGTATATGTTAGGTTCTATTTTTGAATGTGCCTCGATTGACCTCAATAGACCTCGATGCTATTAGATATATTAAGTTTTAGTGTGCCTCGATAGAATAAGACATATGGCTGATTTAACacctgcctcgataggcctcgatagacctcgatagaCCTTGATGATATTAGATATATTCAATTTTAGTGTGCCTCGATAGAATAAGACATGTGGTTGATTTAGCATCTGactcgatatgcctcgatagaATAAAACTTATGGCTGATTTAGCACCTGCCTCAATAGGCCTTGATAGAGGTAGATATATTATGATTTCGCATTGCCTCGATAGGAcccgataggcctcgatagaacTATGCATTTTCTGATTTTACATAGGCCTCGATAATCCTTGATATGCCTCGATAGTTACCAGAttgtttaaaattgtatttttaacatttttttttgttttttttttccagatgcctGAATTTATTGTGCCATTGGAGAAACACTTTCCTGGTcatgtcacatataggggtagtgcttacttggaagcccttatagagcagtttaagAGGCACGAGCTAATTGAACCGGCAGAGGCATGCTCGTTGGGACAGTTCTTCAAGGCTAAGTcatttagtttttctggggttctgctACATCAGCTTATGTTGCAGAAGGTGGAAAGCAAGAAGGCTGAAGAAGGCCAATTCTACTTGGGCAACATCCTTTGCAAATTTGggattgcagagtttgccctagtcaCGGGGCTGAATTTCGGGAACACCTCGTCCCCAGACGAGTTgagagagcatctttcaagtgatcggatcatccatgaatacgttaatggtgattcgaaggttagttttggcCAGTTGGAAGATACTTTGAATGCCTCGACAAACcaagaagatgcatttaagctgggtttgtgctatttgatagaagGGGTAttgaatgccccagagaagacaacgacGATATCGGGTGATTCCCTAaagatggttgaggatcttgactactttttcaagtatctgTGGGGGAAGATGTCCTTCAAGAAGGTTATTAGAGGAGTTCACAATGACATGCAGAAGCAATTGAAGCATtacgaggagaagaagaaagatggtttgaacaaaaaaacaaaaggagtcgaagtatagtttctatggctatgcCCCTACACTTCTGTATTGGGATTTTGAGGCTATGCCAGCTATCGagagtaagttcggtgagaacagtgggaacCAAATTCCCAGAatgcttagctgggctacgaagaccGATATCACTATTTTGACAGCTGAGTTGGTTCCTATATTCACCAAACGTCGAGTATGTTCcactttatcttgttaaatgtcacaaattaattgattaacggtTTATTTCATTAAAGTTTTTATGACACATGCTATTCGTCCATGCAGTTAGTGGTActttccatgctgaagccacttcccggtgaggtagtctactacaatagcctcccagacgTTGATTCCaagttattccctgagttggaatcaactgtAGTAAAGGCTGGGATTGCAGGGAGGAAGTAGTGCCTAAGAAGGAGGTAGAGAAGCTGGCAGAGGTTGCAAAGGAAGCTTCCATTTATTACGAGGATGTCccaagggttgaggagggcacttcacaaACCTAGGCACCTtcctctagtcaggttgcccagcctAATTATGAGCAGTTGATGCAGAGGCTCCAGAGGGTTTaggagggccaggcaaccttactTCAGAATCAGACTACGATCATGGCTTAGTTGGCGCAACTACTTTTAGTGGTCTCAGGTTGATCCACCCACttaaaatcagatacagagtctgatatcttgcctgaGGACTATGAGCTCGGTGATccaccctccactccacaggcccagacatctgtAGTTTCCAGTGATGCCGACAatcccagtgtacgagtactaCAGTCTGAGGAGGCAGCcggccttgaagttgtcaggaagaaacgctggcccaagcgttttgatgacttcaccgacccaacgaAGAGGATGAGAGtagataaacaggggctagttaCTGAACCTTTGAGGAAGTGTGATCCGAAAtaggagaagagcttccataagtggatcatcgggaGGATCGACAACAAGATAGATCGGAACATCCatactgggacgcacggtgtggcatggttcttgcagttgcacacaatccagacttggctttgggattcgtttgtaaattacatttatattttcaattcaatcttagatatatattgatggtactaacgaattttcatgtttttcagcatattgatgccgctCTGCACATGCTACGCTGCTGACGCCACTTTTATCATGCCgcatttcggcaggatgctgcaatcatgaacaccaccttcccccaagtgtgcctaggtcgttggaatcatttcagagagactgacactaagtatacatgggatgATGATGTGTTGAAAATGCTGAAGGGCGATGATAATAAATTCCTCGTATCCTGGaaaaatgtgagtgaagtatattttgccttgcacgtcgagaaagtcacacattggatcgccattgaagtctccattccaacgtggtgcatcaacatttatgattccaaccatagcgtgcttAGTCCAACTTTGTTGGAGGAagtgatcaagccttggtgcttattgttgccttcgttgttgtggtgttctggcatgtttgacgaccatgacGACCTCCAAACAGATCCTAAGCAGAACGCAAAGCCTTTTTCGTATTGTCGTATTTCTCTTGAGGAGTGTCCTCacactaagacaaggtattcccctattttattagtgtattttgaaatctgaatattaaagttatttttatcttgtattGAGACAAAATcaattatatgcagtggggattgtggtctgattgccatcaaacatatcaaGCATTTGGTttccaggctaccactcgataccattatcgatgagaacatccagcatttcaggaccaagtggtgtgtggacctatttTATTAGAATTTGTCACCGTGGtgctctttacattttcttgatacacctattgtataatataatatatagttagttttgtatattgttttttatcaaacattattttttgaaaatttattaaataaaaaactactaaattcacataatgtgtctgcctcgacaAAACTCGATGGGTCAAACGAACTGCCTCGATAAGCCTCGATAGGTAAAAAACAATACTAACCaaatctgcctcgataggactcgattgaCCTCGATAGGTAAAATAACACTTAAACAaatctgcctcgataggcctcgatatgcctcgataggGTCATAATAATACATAACGATATATGgctcgatagaactcgatagtGTCATAATAATACATAACGATATCTGCCTCGATTGGACTCGATAAGGTCTTAAATATACATAACGATatctacctcgataggcctcgatgggtCCAGATGAAGGCCTATCAAGGCAGACAAGAATTTTTTTGTGAAAAGCTATTTATTTAGATcaaaaccaacaaagtattagaagaGGTACTGAATATAATAAATGCAGCAAATTCAATTGAATAATTACAGAACACAAATTTTTAAggcctagccttacatgacttcctattgtgcccactaccaccacatctgctacacttacgtggcttgacgatcttttccccgcgtgaagcataacggtttgtctttcgcctacccactttctgcttcCTAGGCCTTCCTACATGGGTTTTCTCAACGGGGACGCCGACCACCATATCTCTAATGTGATaagggattacccattcatcctcgttcccaacagggtaaatagtttCTTCATAAGTGTCCCTCAATGCCTcaattctatagtaaggggaacacaatgagtaaatgtttaggcttctttttctggctgcagcaaaagcatgtacacaaggtatcccaatggtttggaacatgcaacaagagcatgattttgtggccaagtttacctcaccatcaccattaccatcgaccacaagaaattcatgatgaccaaggacttggacatccatGAAAATTGCTTtctcacctatttgcttcaaatccttttccatctcaggtgataacaaTTGTTGCTTTTGTAGCTCTTTCACGTCTATATGCAAACCGAGATTGAAGAGTGAATCTtgtgaattcaagaaaagtggcgactggaaagctccttgcctccttggttttattgttaaagctttctgcgtagttactcatcatgatattgtatcagttaccaggaaaataagcgcTACTCCACATTTCAAAACCAATTCCTTCAAGATATTGAGCAATTGGCAGATCAATTAccttaattgtaacgccctactcccttagagccgttactaagtgaatttttaagacaaaacagtgcaatgaactcgctaaccgaggttttgaggcaaaagtgtgactaataaaagttaaggctgtaatccttgaaaatgcgttgactcaataaaaacttctagttttaaacaattgggatcccaaaaataaggtttgaaaaccattttcatcttgaagtaagtttacagttgatcagttataaaatcatagattattacagccaatttcaaataaacccccaaccaaagcagtcgggcaggccaaacatgtacgcgtcgcttcacgctctccgtactcatggttggttgactcagtctttgccctagctgcaacacggagcacccgtgagccgaagcccagcaagaaaactcatgcagaacataacatatgcagttaatacagtttatcataacagataatccacagataaacaagtcaatcaatagactaagcaaacacggccatgccgccccagagccttaccaaagccctggggtatcggttctcaccgcgaggataactcatgtatcccttgggtcccaccctgaatatagcatcccatgtgctaggtgttactttcggcccacggccgccccggcctacgccgttctcggcacttgccgttcatttcatcataatcacacatatagtacattcaaaataatcattcacacatcatgattcatttaaggttaaacatttgcacacaacacaatctggggccatgccctgcaatcatctcatcatgcaacatgcaatatagggccatgcccggcaatcacactatgggcccatgccctatcctacgggtgttatagttttcttaccttagttccaaatgctttaaatagaaaatgacggcccccgagcacgatccacttcccgagcactaacttaacacctagtcacaaccaagataatggataccaataagattaatctcaaatgagtttctaaaccaagttctagtactcggaacgttgaaattcaccaaacattgtaaaagactcaaccccgagcaccctaggttaaattcccaagcccaaattctcaaaatcccaaaattccttaagcgtcgcggcatggcccaaccatgccgcggcatggcccccaaacagagccacaaaatgcccagaaacaggtaagggccgcggccctacatggaccatgccgcggcccgccctccatcctcagcacaactaagccttcaagggccgcggccctccaagaaccatgccgcggcccaacccttcgaacccagaaaaacccaccattttcaagcttaaaaccttaccttaagccatcccaaagctcccaaatcaaaaccaattaataat contains the following coding sequences:
- the LOC133789919 gene encoding uncharacterized protein LOC133789919, producing the protein MNTTFPQVCLGRWNHFRETDTKYTWDDDVLKMLKGDDNKFLVSWKNVSEVYFALHVEKVTHWIAIEVSIPTWCINIYDSNHSVLSPTLLEEVIKPWCLLLPSLLWCSGMFDDHDDLQTDPKQNAKPFSYCRISLEECPHTKTSGDCGLIAIKHIKHLVSRLPLDTIIDENIQHFRTKWCVDLFY